One genomic window of Manihot esculenta cultivar AM560-2 chromosome 16, M.esculenta_v8, whole genome shotgun sequence includes the following:
- the LOC110607652 gene encoding uncharacterized protein LOC110607652, giving the protein MEAKEFIGLFDSCWFEMEILKNQSRLLKSSDADANPVHQNQEEASKPELYRVPTIISRSMSDQLWPKASFGSGLSLSPDSVLPTSKLQTILSDMEIEEEGIQTQRPYVQESHTRKTRSRRPEKKTLSKSLSELEFEELKGFMDLGFVFSEEDKDSSLVSIIPGLQRLGKKDSEEESGGVDEAAVSRPYLSEAWHGLERRKKEDSLINWRLPALRNEMDMKDNLRWWAHTVASTLRLT; this is encoded by the coding sequence ATGGAAGCCAAAGAATTTATCGGGCTCTTTGATTCCTGCTGGTTTGAGATGGAAATTCTCAAGAATCAATCACGTTTATTGAAATCATCAGATGCTGATGCCAACCCAGTTCACCAAAATCAGGAAGAAGCATCAAAACCAGAGCTTTACAGAGTGCCAACGATTATTTCAAGGTCCATGAGTGATCAGTTGTGGCCCAAAGCAAGCTTCGGCTCTGGTTTATCTCTCTCTCCGGACTCAGTCCTCCCCACGTCAAAGCTCCAAACAATCCTTTCAGACATGGAGATAGAAGAAGAGGGAATACAAACACAAAGACCATATGTACAAGAATCGCATACGAGGAAGACGAGAAGCAGGAGACCAGAGAAGAAAACGTTGAGCAAGAGTCTATCAGAATTGGAATTTGAAGAGCTGAAAGGGTTTATGGATTTGGGATTTGTGTTTTCTGAGGAAGACAAGGATTCAAGCTTAGTTTCAATAATTCCAGGGTTGCAAAGACTTGGAAAAAAAGATAGCGAAGAAGAGAGTGGCGGTGTTGATGAAGCCGCAGTTTCAAGGCCATATCTTTCAGAAGCATGGCATGGTTTGGAGAGGAGAAAGAAAGAGGATTCCCTGATAAATTGGAGATTGCCTGCTTTGAGGAATGAgatggacatgaaagataatctTAGATGGTGGGCTCATACTGTTGCATCTACTCTTAGATTAACATAA